A genomic stretch from Malus domestica chromosome 15, GDT2T_hap1 includes:
- the LOC108169528 gene encoding protein CTR9 homolog, which translates to MEGAEAEMMDDQEEPEDEDANMNYGEPTGQMNEQDDEENVQDPLAAAGLEDSDADEEAAQSTARRRRAFSESGDDEQPEQQPESSPVRENSAELQSDGEGREGSTVAVIS; encoded by the exons ATGGAGGGAGCAGAAGCTGAGATGATGGATGATCAGGAAGAACCGGAAGATGAAGATGCCAACATGAATTACGGGGAGCCCACGGGTCAGATGAATGAGCaggatgatgaagagaatgTTCAAGATCCTCTCGCAGCGGCTGGGCTTGAAGATTCTGACGCTGACGAGGAG GCTGCACAATCCACAGCTCGACGAAGGCGGGCATTTTCAGAATCTGGTGATGATGAGCAACCAGAGCAACAACCGGAGTCCAGTCCTGTCAGAGAGAATTCTGCCGAGTTACAGAGTGACGGAGAAGGAAGAGAAGGTAGCACCGTGGCAGTGATAAGCTGA
- the LOC103406828 gene encoding growth-regulating factor 1-like isoform X2: protein MSSTGRSGRFPFTPSQWQELEHQALIYKYMVSGISIPPDLLFSLKRSSCSLDSPLPPKIFSHHPPHIGWNCFQMGLGRKIDPEPGRCRRTDGKKWRCSKEAFLDSKYCERHMHRGKNRSRKPVEVLKTPPISTPKSSNTSTSTTKINACSASPSPAAFHSLSSSLSSLSSSDSHPYPFLYHHHSPSSRPPGIGFPHQERNTTSLFLDSGSYPQPSSEYRYAYGMKEEVDEHAFFSEPSGTVRGFSGSSSMDDSWQFTPLTISTSSSSKQRSCSAFQSDQQDQQLRSIKHQKQDHHQQQQHYYAMDRNEGSQKTVHRFFDEWPPKDKDSWLDLDDKSSNSGSVSTTRLSISIPTSGHDFPVFTSRHHNND from the exons aTGAGTAGCACTGGAAGAAGCGGCAGGTTTCCTTTCACTCCATCTCAGTGGCAGGAGCTTGAGCACCAAGCTCTTATCTACAAGTACATGGTTTCTGGAATCTCCATCCCTCCTGATCTCCTCTTCTCCCTCAAAAGAAGCTCCTGCAGCTTGGACTCCCCTCTCCCTCCAAAGATCTTCTCTCACCACCCTCCTCACA TTGGATGGAACTGTTTCCAGATGggattaggaagaaaaatagacCCAGAGCCAGGAAGGTGCAGAAGAACAGATGGGAAAAAATGGAGGtgctcaaaagaggcgtttctgGATTCGAAATACTGCGAGAGGCACATGCACAGAGGGAAAAACCGTTCAAGAAAGCCTGTGGAAGTTCTCAAAACACCAccaatttcaacaccaaagtcATCAAACACTTCAACAAGTACCACCAAAATCAACGCTTGTTCTGCTTCTCCAAGTCCTGCAGCTTTTCATTCCCTTTCCTCAtcgctctcttctctctcctcctctgaTTCCCACCCTTACCCTTTCCTCTATCATCATCACTCACCTTCTTCAAGGCCTCCTGGAATTGGATTCCCACATCAAGAGAGAAACACTACCTCCTTGTTTTTGGACTCTGGTTCTTATCCCCAACCCAGCTCAGAATACAG GTATGCTTATGGGATGAAGGAGGAGGTGGATGAACATGCATTCTTCTCAGAGCCTTCAGGCACAGTGAGAGGCTTCTCTGGCTCTTCATCCATGGACGATTCGTGGCAGTTCACACCGCTCACAATTAGTACTTCTTCGTCGTCGAAACAGAGAAGCTGCTCTGCTTTTCAGAGTGATCAGCAGGATCAGCAGCTTCGGAGCATCAAACATCAAAAGCAAGATCAtcatcagcagcagcagcattaCTACGCTATGGACCGAAATGAAGGATCCCAGAAGACCGTTCATCGATTCTTCGATGAATGGCCCCCTAAAGATAAAGATTCGTGGCTCGATTTGGATGATAAATCATCGAACAGCGGATCGGTTTCCACCACCAGGCTCTCAATCTCCATTCCTACCTCTGGTCATGACTTCCCCGTCTTCACCTCAAGACATCATAATA ATGACTGA
- the LOC103406828 gene encoding growth-regulating factor 1-like isoform X1 → MSSTGRSGRFPFTPSQWQELEHQALIYKYMVSGISIPPDLLFSLKRSSCSLDSPLPPKIFSHHPPHIGWNCFQMGLGRKIDPEPGRCRRTDGKKWRCSKEAFLDSKYCERHMHRGKNRSRKPVEVLKTPPISTPKSSNTSTSTTKINACSASPSPAAFHSLSSSLSSLSSSDSHPYPFLYHHHSPSSRPPGIGFPHQERNTTSLFLDSGSYPQPSSEYRNRYAYGMKEEVDEHAFFSEPSGTVRGFSGSSSMDDSWQFTPLTISTSSSSKQRSCSAFQSDQQDQQLRSIKHQKQDHHQQQQHYYAMDRNEGSQKTVHRFFDEWPPKDKDSWLDLDDKSSNSGSVSTTRLSISIPTSGHDFPVFTSRHHNND, encoded by the exons aTGAGTAGCACTGGAAGAAGCGGCAGGTTTCCTTTCACTCCATCTCAGTGGCAGGAGCTTGAGCACCAAGCTCTTATCTACAAGTACATGGTTTCTGGAATCTCCATCCCTCCTGATCTCCTCTTCTCCCTCAAAAGAAGCTCCTGCAGCTTGGACTCCCCTCTCCCTCCAAAGATCTTCTCTCACCACCCTCCTCACA TTGGATGGAACTGTTTCCAGATGggattaggaagaaaaatagacCCAGAGCCAGGAAGGTGCAGAAGAACAGATGGGAAAAAATGGAGGtgctcaaaagaggcgtttctgGATTCGAAATACTGCGAGAGGCACATGCACAGAGGGAAAAACCGTTCAAGAAAGCCTGTGGAAGTTCTCAAAACACCAccaatttcaacaccaaagtcATCAAACACTTCAACAAGTACCACCAAAATCAACGCTTGTTCTGCTTCTCCAAGTCCTGCAGCTTTTCATTCCCTTTCCTCAtcgctctcttctctctcctcctctgaTTCCCACCCTTACCCTTTCCTCTATCATCATCACTCACCTTCTTCAAGGCCTCCTGGAATTGGATTCCCACATCAAGAGAGAAACACTACCTCCTTGTTTTTGGACTCTGGTTCTTATCCCCAACCCAGCTCAGAATACAG AAACAGGTATGCTTATGGGATGAAGGAGGAGGTGGATGAACATGCATTCTTCTCAGAGCCTTCAGGCACAGTGAGAGGCTTCTCTGGCTCTTCATCCATGGACGATTCGTGGCAGTTCACACCGCTCACAATTAGTACTTCTTCGTCGTCGAAACAGAGAAGCTGCTCTGCTTTTCAGAGTGATCAGCAGGATCAGCAGCTTCGGAGCATCAAACATCAAAAGCAAGATCAtcatcagcagcagcagcattaCTACGCTATGGACCGAAATGAAGGATCCCAGAAGACCGTTCATCGATTCTTCGATGAATGGCCCCCTAAAGATAAAGATTCGTGGCTCGATTTGGATGATAAATCATCGAACAGCGGATCGGTTTCCACCACCAGGCTCTCAATCTCCATTCCTACCTCTGGTCATGACTTCCCCGTCTTCACCTCAAGACATCATAATA ATGACTGA